Proteins encoded within one genomic window of bacterium:
- a CDS encoding tetratricopeptide repeat protein codes for MKQKVVRRAPQRDEEIPQKKRNWVVRVGIGILGFAVLISSLVPLLSIFDRGPQPVDTIGQALPQLEAAAKDNPKDAAILTLLGNSYYDLKRYPEAAATYTRALAIQPDEHNVRVDYGTALFYSGRTAEAKQAFEAVIAKNPDHLQAHLNLGVVLRSEGQLEAARTEWTKAQLLANDEASKQHLSELLNSLGAPTR; via the coding sequence TTGAAACAGAAGGTCGTACGGCGTGCCCCCCAGCGCGACGAGGAGATCCCCCAGAAGAAGCGCAACTGGGTGGTGCGCGTCGGCATCGGTATCCTCGGCTTCGCCGTCTTGATCTCGTCGCTGGTGCCGCTGCTGAGCATCTTCGACCGGGGCCCGCAGCCCGTGGATACGATCGGCCAGGCGCTCCCCCAGCTCGAAGCCGCCGCCAAGGATAACCCCAAGGACGCCGCGATCCTCACCCTCCTCGGCAACAGCTACTACGACCTCAAGCGCTACCCCGAAGCCGCCGCGACCTACACCCGCGCGCTCGCCATCCAGCCGGATGAGCACAACGTCCGGGTCGACTACGGCACCGCCCTCTTCTACTCGGGCCGCACCGCCGAGGCCAAGCAGGCCTTCGAGGCCGTCATCGCCAAGAACCCCGACCACCTGCAGGCCCACCTCAACCTGGGGGTCGTCCTCCGTTCCGAGGGCCAGCTCGAAGCAGCCCGCACCGAGTGGACGAAAGCGCAGCTGCTCGCCAACGACGAAGCCAGCAAGCAGCACCTCTCGGAGCTGCTCAACTCCCTGGGCGCGCCCACGCGCTAA